In one Shinella zoogloeoides genomic region, the following are encoded:
- the rpsL gene encoding 30S ribosomal protein S12, protein MPTVNQLIRKPRQAQVKRNKVPALQENPQKRGVCTRVYTTTPKKPNSALRKVAKIRLTNGFEVIGYIPGEGHNLQEHSVVMIRGGRVKDLPGVRYHIIRGVLDTQGVKNRKQRRSKYGAKRPK, encoded by the coding sequence ATGCCTACCGTAAACCAGTTGATCCGCAAGCCGCGCCAGGCGCAGGTAAAGCGCAACAAGGTTCCTGCTCTGCAGGAAAACCCCCAGAAGCGCGGCGTTTGCACCCGCGTCTACACGACGACCCCGAAGAAGCCGAACTCGGCTCTGCGTAAGGTCGCCAAGATCCGCCTGACCAATGGCTTCGAAGTCATCGGCTATATCCCGGGCGAAGGCCACAACCTGCAGGAACACTCCGTCGTCATGATCCGTGGCGGCCGCGTGAAGGACTTGCCGGGCGTGCGTTACCACATCATCCGCGGCGTTCTCGACACCCAGGGCGTCAAGAACCGCAAGCAGCGCCGCTCCAAGTACGGCGCGAAGCGTCCGAAATAA
- the rpsG gene encoding 30S ribosomal protein S7: protein MSRRHRAEKREINPDPKFGDLVVTKFMNAIMLDGKKSVAETIVYGAFDVVQGKAKQDPVTVFHSALDNVAPHVEVRSRRVGGATYQVPVDVRPERRQALAIRWLIAAARKRNETTMVERLSGELMDAANNRGSAVKKREDTHKMADANRAFSHYRW from the coding sequence ATGTCCCGTCGCCATAGAGCAGAAAAGCGCGAGATCAACCCGGACCCGAAGTTCGGCGACCTCGTAGTCACCAAGTTCATGAACGCCATCATGCTGGACGGCAAGAAGTCCGTCGCCGAAACGATCGTTTACGGCGCCTTCGATGTCGTTCAGGGCAAGGCCAAGCAGGACCCGGTCACGGTGTTCCATTCTGCTCTGGACAACGTTGCGCCGCACGTCGAAGTGCGTTCGCGCCGCGTCGGTGGTGCGACCTACCAGGTTCCGGTCGACGTCCGTCCGGAGCGCCGTCAGGCTCTCGCAATCCGTTGGCTGATCGCAGCTGCCCGCAAGCGTAACGAGACGACCATGGTCGAGCGCCTTTCCGGCGAACTCATGGACGCAGCGAACAACCGCGGCAGCGCCGTCAAGAAGCGCGAAGACACGCACAAGATGGCTGACGCCAACCGTGCATTCTCGCACTACCGCTGGTAA
- the fusA gene encoding elongation factor G, translating into MAREYKIEDYRNFGIMAHIDAGKTTTTERILYYTGKSHKIGEVHDGAATMDWMEQEQERGITITSAATTTFWKGRDGKTRRFNIIDTPGHVDFTIEVERSLRVLDGAIALLDANAGVEPQTETVWRQAEKYNVPRMIFCNKMDKTGADFYRSVSMIKSRLGATAVVMQLPIGAESDFKGVIDLVEMNALVWRDESLGAQWDVVEIPDDMMAKAEEYREKLIETVVEIDEAAMEAYLEGNYPDNDKIRELVRRGTIDVKFHPMFCGTAFKNKGVQPLLDAVVDYLPSPADIPAIKGIDVKTEGEIERHADDSEPLSMLAFKIMNDPFVGSLTFARIYSGKLEKGTSVMNTVKEKRERVGRMLQMHSNSREDIEEAFAGDIVALAGLKDTTTGDTLCDPLKPVILERMEFPEPVIQIAIEPKTKNDQEKMGLALNRLAAEDPSFRVKTDEESGQTIIAGMGELHLDIIVDRMRREFKVEANVGAPQVAYRETITRKTEKDYTHKKQTGGTGQFARVKLVFEPNPDGEDFLFESKIVGGAVPKEYIPGVQKGIESVLSSGPLAGFPMLGVKATLIDGAFHDVDSSVLAFEIASRACFREASREAGAQLLEPMMKVEVVTPEDYVGDVIGDLNSRRGQIQGQESRGVAVVISANVPLANMFKYVDNLRSMSQGRAQYSMVFDHYAPVPSNVAQEIQAKYSGQK; encoded by the coding sequence ATGGCTCGCGAATACAAAATCGAAGACTACCGAAATTTCGGTATCATGGCGCACATCGACGCCGGCAAGACGACGACGACCGAACGCATCCTCTACTACACCGGCAAGTCCCACAAGATCGGCGAAGTCCATGACGGCGCCGCTACGATGGACTGGATGGAGCAGGAGCAGGAACGCGGCATCACGATCACGTCCGCTGCAACCACGACCTTCTGGAAGGGCCGTGACGGCAAGACCCGCCGCTTCAACATCATCGACACCCCCGGCCACGTCGACTTCACCATCGAAGTCGAGCGTTCGCTGCGCGTTCTCGACGGCGCCATCGCGCTGCTCGACGCCAACGCCGGTGTCGAGCCGCAGACGGAAACCGTCTGGCGCCAGGCCGAGAAGTACAACGTTCCGCGCATGATCTTCTGCAACAAGATGGACAAGACCGGCGCGGACTTCTACCGCTCGGTGTCCATGATCAAGTCGCGCCTCGGTGCGACGGCAGTCGTTATGCAGCTGCCGATCGGCGCTGAAAGCGACTTCAAGGGCGTTATCGACCTCGTCGAGATGAACGCTCTCGTCTGGCGCGACGAATCGCTCGGCGCCCAGTGGGACGTCGTCGAAATCCCTGATGACATGATGGCCAAGGCCGAGGAATACCGCGAGAAGCTCATCGAGACCGTCGTCGAAATCGACGAAGCCGCGATGGAAGCCTATCTCGAAGGCAATTACCCGGACAACGACAAGATCCGCGAACTCGTTCGCCGCGGCACCATCGACGTGAAGTTCCACCCGATGTTCTGCGGTACCGCGTTCAAGAACAAGGGCGTTCAGCCGCTCCTCGACGCCGTCGTCGACTACCTGCCGTCCCCGGCAGACATCCCGGCGATCAAGGGCATCGACGTGAAGACGGAAGGCGAAATCGAGCGTCACGCCGACGACTCCGAGCCGCTCTCCATGCTCGCGTTCAAGATCATGAACGACCCCTTCGTCGGTTCGCTCACCTTCGCCCGCATCTATTCCGGCAAGCTCGAAAAGGGCACGTCGGTCATGAACACGGTCAAGGAAAAGCGCGAGCGCGTCGGCCGCATGCTGCAGATGCACTCCAACTCGCGTGAAGACATCGAAGAAGCCTTCGCAGGCGACATCGTTGCTCTCGCCGGCCTCAAGGACACGACCACGGGCGATACGCTTTGCGATCCGCTGAAGCCGGTCATCCTCGAGCGCATGGAGTTCCCGGAGCCGGTCATCCAGATCGCCATCGAGCCGAAGACGAAGAACGACCAGGAAAAGATGGGCCTCGCCCTCAACCGCCTGGCCGCCGAAGACCCGTCCTTCCGCGTCAAGACCGACGAAGAATCCGGCCAGACGATCATCGCAGGCATGGGCGAGCTTCACCTCGACATCATCGTCGACCGCATGCGTCGCGAGTTCAAGGTCGAAGCCAATGTCGGCGCCCCGCAGGTTGCTTACCGTGAGACGATCACGCGTAAGACCGAAAAGGACTACACGCACAAGAAGCAGACCGGTGGTACCGGCCAGTTCGCCCGCGTGAAGCTCGTATTCGAACCGAACCCGGACGGCGAAGATTTCCTCTTCGAATCCAAGATCGTCGGCGGTGCTGTTCCGAAGGAATACATCCCGGGCGTTCAGAAGGGTATCGAAAGCGTTCTGTCCTCGGGTCCGCTCGCAGGCTTCCCGATGCTCGGCGTCAAGGCGACGCTCATCGACGGCGCCTTCCACGATGTCGACTCCTCGGTCCTCGCCTTCGAAATCGCATCGCGTGCATGCTTCCGTGAAGCTTCCCGCGAAGCCGGCGCGCAGTTGCTCGAGCCGATGATGAAGGTCGAAGTCGTGACGCCGGAAGACTATGTCGGCGACGTCATCGGCGACCTGAACTCCCGTCGTGGCCAGATCCAGGGCCAGGAATCGCGCGGCGTCGCCGTCGTGATCTCCGCCAACGTGCCGCTGGCGAACATGTTCAAGTACGTCGACAACCTGCGCTCGATGTCGCAGGGCCGCGCCCAGTACTCGATGGTCTTCGACCATTACGCGCCGGTTCCGTCGAACGTCGCACAGGAAATCCAGGCAAAGTATTCCGGTCAGAAGTGA